One Plasmodium knowlesi strain H genome assembly, chromosome: 10 genomic window carries:
- a CDS encoding merozoite surface protein 3, with the protein MKRIWSFSLFIFFLNFYILQYSLVKNEIIKGGKPNIRTGSSSHGKNILGASSDDNDISNKNLNEENENDEETEEDNVAEPNVPVHIPSEQEKKQIEEIAEEAELLAEEAKMLADLATKASQKVITHLGNIPEENIKPESESETKVDSILTAKDAKRAENDAINAVKEAKEATHIEDAKEAKNKAEKAKDLAERAATYVKKNSIETLKAGKKEAEASELEKMQIPIPENLKPKKENLKKKDANKTPAVVAVDAKATPTQKEATPQEKVTEAEATPASPQPAAESKAVEGAINQPGQNSSELLYEEKSLKEGHADAEKVQEQALQPELGSPQQEQKNVFFNWVQLLINKIKEFIKYLKFW; encoded by the coding sequence ATGAAACGCATTTGgagtttttctctttttatatttttcctgaaTTTTTACATACTCCAATATAGccttgtaaaaaatgaaataatcaaaggaggaaaacctAACATTAGGACCGGGTCTTCATCTCATGGCAAAAATATTCTTGGTGCGAGCAGCGACGATAATGACATCTCAAACAAGAACCtaaatgaggaaaatgaaaatgatgaagaaacgGAAGAAGATAATGTGGCGGAACCGAATGTGCCTGTGCATATACCAAGCGAACAGGAGAAAAAGCAGATAGAAGAAATAGCTGAAGAAGCAGAGCTTTTAGCTGAAGAGGCAAAAATGTTAGCGGACTTGGCAACCAAAGCGTCTCAAAAGGTAATAACGCATTTGGGAAATATTCCAGAGGAAAACATCAAGCCGGAATCTGAGTCAGAGACAAAGGTGGATTCCATTCTCACAGCGAAAGACGCAAAAAGGGCAGAAAATGATGCCATAAATGCCGTCAAGGAAGCCAAAGAAGCCACACATATAGAAGATGCAAAGGAAGCAAAGAATAAAGCGGAAAAGGCTAAGGATTTAGCAGAACGTGCAGCCacatacgtaaaaaaaaactcaatAGAAACACTCAAAGCTGGCAAGAAGGAAGCCGAAGCATCtgagttggaaaaaatgcaaattccAATTCCAGAAAATTTGAAGCCGAAGAAGgagaatttgaaaaagaaggacgCAAATAAAACACCAGCAGTGGTAGCAGTAGACGCTAAAGCAACGCCTACCCAGAAAGAAGCGACTCCTCAGGAGAAAGTAACAGAGGCAGAAGCAACTCCGGCCAGCCCCCAACCCGCAGCGGAAAGTAAAGCTGTAGAAGGAGCAATCAACCAACCTGGGCAAAACAGCTCAGAGTTGCTCtacgaagaaaaaagcttAAAGGAAGGACACGCAGATGCAGAAAAGGTCCAAGAACAAGCACTGCAGCCTGAATTGGGAAGTCCCCAACAGGAACAAAAGAACGTATTTTTCAATTGGGTGCAACTTCttataaacaaaattaaggagtttataaaatatttgaaaTTCTGGTAA
- a CDS encoding merozoite surface protein 3, putative, whose protein sequence is MKSNLKITLYIIFVFWYVHIEDAKKCATVNAEKTNLRNGSSIKKATIHNGKNNLNGKNADYLNNTDEGNFKMEAMEEVLSGQSEEKEVNEQQEQSDLKPTNKETEEEVEGDTENIETQSEEGAAQDKQETVTEEQDSQPTEVPQPNQKGEKEITESEEKIKESLKQTTNTKGEAEEAKEIGTIKAREEEEKTEEGKGANTPTVASLHANNAEEVKNEVVVEKEKVVEIAPHVANAYEAKKKAEKAKEEAENAVKEIQKAKEEADIAKKAATKLMEESKKKETEEETKRLETAKNNIEQALEKIEEELKNAKQKTTKATESARAATEAIETIEAMEVARKSENKGENATINETNVKNIEQHAEEAMEAAKKNTESKEQAQILAGIAKIIVALEEAKIAAKEAALAKNLADELARMATSANVPKEAATGKATQANNKVKEIEKLLEEIKNIEKIEKEKRPLEKVNEAKEKVQKATEAKDIAKKAKEEAEIAVSVARVHVAKQEATRLARVADEEKNKAKEAAKTAENAKKEAEKVSGNFKNVAKIVEAVKSAEAEVETAKKEEEKAEMEAIEAAQEAYTLEYLLLMVTEAANEAEAAQGENIKSTLEKAQEKALQAVEQANHKAQETFNFTQKAIDASKKAQKAAEVAKAEAAKAQAYKVVEDVKKEEQEIKELEAKVKETKVSEEEKQAAEEAGKVAEAEVKKVTIEAEEANAAADKAKKTNTLEEAKEEAIKAIDASKKAQKAHKKAKMYVLKTEFEYLKLIKQDVLEPLEIPEDESLNVIDINEEVEHEVEDPGNKEDNPAEKEEADEEGEEEVADDVEDDVEDDNDDDEDEEEEEENDVVEEEGQVKVEEKEEVDQSTVQEGELEKANQGEETEENTPPSDTPPKEQNSNVQSPEQVVKPLSDSKAQALLTDNNKNFIDLKKKVDQITKNIMNTLDGDTTVLDTLKDFAEDLNQFILTW, encoded by the coding sequence atgaaatccaatttgaaaattaccctttacatcatttttgtattttggTATGTGCACATCGAAGATGCTAAAAAGTGTGCGACTGTAAATGCTGAGAAGACCAACTTGAGAAATGGCTCGTCAATAAAAAAGGCCACCATACacaatgggaaaaataatttaaatggaaaaaatgctgATTATCTGAATAATACAGATGAGGGCAATTTCAAAATGGAAGCAATGGAGGAAGTATTATCAGGACAAtctgaagaaaaagaagttaatGAGCAACAGGAACAATCCGATTTGAAACCAACAAATAAAGAAACGGAAGAAGAGGTAGAAGGAGATACAGAAAACATTGAAACAcaaagtgaagaaggagCGGCACAGGATAAACAAGAAACAGTAACAGAAGAACAGGATTCTCAACCAACTGAAGTCCCTCAACCTAatcaaaagggagaaaaggaaataacagaaagcgaagaaaaaataaaagaatccTTGAAACAAACTACAAATACaaaaggagaagcagaaGAGGCAAAGGAAATAGGAACAATAAAGgcaagggaagaagaagagaaaacagaagaaggaaaaggggcgAATACACCTACTGTAGCCAGTTTGCACGCAAATAATGCTGAAGAGGTAAAAAATGAGGTGGtggtagaaaaagaaaaggtagTCGAAATAGCACCGCATGTTGCAAATGCATATGAAGCGAAAAAGAAAGCAGAGaaagcaaaagaagaagcagaaaacGCTGTGaaagaaatacaaaaggctaaggaagaagcagaTATCGCAAAAAAGGCGgcaacaaaattaatggaagaatctaaaaagaaagaaacagaagaagaaacgaaaaGGTTGGAAACAGCGAAGAATAATATAGAACAAGCATTAGAAAAGATAGAGGAAGAactgaaaaatgcaaaacaaAAGACAACTAAAGCAACTGAGTCAGCTAGAGCTGCAACTGAAGCAATTGAAACAATTGAAGCTATGGAAGTTGCaaggaaaagtgaaaataaaggagAGAATGCAACAATAAACGAAACAAATGTAAAGAACATAGAACAACATGCTGAAGAAGCAATGGAAGcagcgaaaaaaaacacgGAATCAAAAGAACAGGCACAAATACTAGCAGGAATAGCAAAAATTATAGTGGCAttggaagaagcaaaaatagCAGCAAAGGAAGCTGCATTAGCAAAAAATCTGGCAGATGAATTAGCAAGAATGGCAACATCAGCTAACGTACCTAAGGAAGCAGCAACAGGAAAGGCAACACAAGCAAATAATAAGgtaaaagaaatagaaaaattattggaagaaataaaaaacatagaaaaaatagaaaaagaaaaaagaccaTTAGAAAAAGTGAATGAAGCTAAGGAAAAAGTGCAGAAAGCAACGGAAGCAAAAGACATAgcgaaaaaagcaaaagaagaagcagaaataGCCGTATCAGTTGCACGGGTACATGTAGCGAAACAGGAAGCAACGAGGTTAGCACGGGTAGctgatgaagagaaaaacaaagcaAAAGAGGCAGCAAAAACGgcggaaaatgcaaaaaaggaagcagaaAAGGTATctggaaattttaaaaatgttgcaaaaaTAGTAGAGGCTGTAAAATCCGCAGAAGCAGAAGTAGAAActgcaaaaaaggaagaagagaaagctGAGATGGAAGCAATAGAAGCTGCACAGGAAGCATACACATTAGAATATCTATTATTAATGGTGACGGAAGCAGCTAATGAAGCAGAAGCAgcacaaggagaaaatataaaaagtacATTAGAAAAAGCACAAGAAAAGGCATTACAAGCGGTGGAACAAGCAAACCATAAGGCACAGGAGACATTTAATTTTACGCAGAAAGCAATAGACGCTTCTAAAAAGGCACAGAAAGCAGCAGAAGTAGCCAAAGCAGAAGCAGCAAAAGCTCAAGCATATAAAGTAGTAGaagatgtaaaaaaagaggaacaagaaataaaagagtTAGAAGCAAAAGTAAAGGAAACCAAAGTatcagaagaagaaaaacaagcaGCTGAAGAGGCTGGAAAAGTAGCAGAAGctgaagtaaaaaaagtaacaattgaagcagaagaagcaaaTGCTGCAGCAGATAAGGCGAAAAAAACCAATACGCTGGAAGAAGccaaagaagaagcaataaAAGCAATAGACGCTTCTAAAAAGGCACAAAAAGCAcacaaaaaagcaaaaatgtaTGTACTGAAAACTGAATTCGAATACCTGAAACTGATAAAGCAAGACGTATTAGAACCATTGGAAATACCTGAAGATGAAAGTCTTAATGTAATAGATATAAATGAAGAGGTGGAACACGAAGTCGAAGATCCGGGAAATAAAGAAGACAATCctgcagaaaaagaagaagcagatgaggagggagaagaagaagtagcaGATGATGTGGAAGATGACGTGGAGGAtgacaatgatgatgatgaggacgaggaggaagaagaagagaatgaTGTCGTTGAAGAAGAGGGACAGGTAAAAgtagaagagaaagaagaagtagacCAATCGACCGTGCAAGAAGGAGAGCTAGAAAAAGCAAACCAAGGAGAAGAAACGGAAGAAAATACGCCCCCCAGTGACACTCCTCCtaaagaacaaaattcaAATGTGCAATCCCCAGAACAGGTTGTCAAACCATTAAGTGATAGCAAAGCCCAAGCGCTCCTCACAGAtaacaataaaaattttatcgacttaaaaaaaaaagttgatcaaataacaaaaaatataatgaacACACTTGACGGGGACACGACAGTCCTAGACACGCTCAAGGATTTCGCTGAAGATTTAAATCAGTTTATTCTGACCTGGTAA
- a CDS encoding 4-diphosphocytidyl-2-C-methyl-D-erythritol kinase, putative: MKYYFYVRIVLLLYVCLLYTIVESKNVLTDQRQFVRERCKHLRGVSLHFLLSTPCNNVARGKYAIKREWSSVKLSNRAKCRRKRNKMNVNSGTTGLQYEDDGTFQRGNIVCNKKMKLIIQQLNRTKWYDLKFFSPAKVNLFLRLKERKETHNELSTLMHTINLGDDIFITALSKEDQRKLSELLFPCRSGDFLTIQKDEENEGENKNEEMNPERKDEDTSYYYNHYPLNDDNIIAKVLRRYREELDIQEDVKFLIHIVKRIPIFSGVGGGSSNGASIFYFLEKYYYKYLKTDHLRNEFLKTIGSDISFFSSSGFAYCTGKGNDVIDLCDAQATISGRRIYIFQIGEGLSSKLVYQHVDYNQIVQYNPVSLLKQFVINAEGCNAVKHVEEAERNYLKQFVPLDEKSQMNSFINDLEHSAFVLLNKVKCLKDLLQNQNIFDTVTMSGSGSSLFALTKKNMSSDQERMHVKNLIKQVQEKLHIPVKVYLCNALRKNEDLWYRPGELAERLA, translated from the coding sequence atgaaatattatttttacgtGAGAATTGTACTACTTCTATACGTGTGTTTGCTTTATACAATTGTAGAATCCAAAAATGTTTTGACTGATCAAAGGCAATTTGTGAGAGAAAGATGCAAGCACTTGAGGGGAGTGTCTttgcatttccttctttccactCCATGTAATAATGTTGCTAGGGGTAAATATGCTATAAAGAGGGAATGGTCTTCTGTCAAATTGAGTAACCGTGCAAAGTGCAGaagaaagaggaacaaaatgaacgtCAACTCTGGTACAACAGGTCTGCAATATGAAGATGATGGTACATTCCAAAGGGGAAACATCgtatgcaataaaaaaatgaagttaatAATTCAACAACTCAACAGAACCAAGTGGTATGACTTaaaattcttttcccccgcaaaagttaatttatttttaagactgaaagaaagaaaggagacGCACAATGAATTATCAACTCTGATGCATACGATAAATCTAGGCgatgatatttttataactGCTCTGAGTAAGGAGGACCAAAGGAAGTTAAGTGAGCTACTATTTCCGTGTCGATCGGGTGATTTCTTAACCATACagaaagatgaagaaaacgaaggggagaacaaaaatgaggaaatgaATCCAGAGAGGAAAGACGAAGACACGAGTTATTATTACAACCATTACCCATTAAATGATGATAACATAATTGCAAAGGTGTTGAGACGATACAGAGAAGAACTAGACATACAGGAGGAtgtcaaatttttaattcataTAGTGAAGCGCATTCCCATTTTTAGTGGAGTCGGTGGAGGATCGTCTAATGgagcttccattttttatttcttggaaaaatattactaCAAATACTTAAAAACCGATCATTTAAGAaacgaatttttaaaaacaataGGCAGTGACATATCCTTCTTTAGTAGCTCCGGTTTTGCCTACTGTACTGGCAAGGGAAATGATGTCATCGATTTATGTGATGCCCAGGCAACAATTTCGGGGCgcagaatatatatttttcaaataggTGAAGGACTCTCGTCTAAGTTGGTCTATCAACATGTTGATTATAACCAGATAGTGCAGTATAACCCTGTGAGCTTGTTGAAACAGTTCGTAATTAACGCGGAGGGGTGTAATGCAGTCAAACACGTGGAAGAAGCAGAGCGCAATTATTTGAAGCAGTTCGTTCCGCTGGACGAGAAATCTCAAATGAATAGTTTTATAAACGACTTGGAACACTCtgcatttgttttgcttAATAAGGTGAAATGTTTGAAGGACCTCCTCCAGAATCAGAACATTTTCGATACTGTAACGATGAGTGGAAGCGGTTCATCGTTATTTGCACTAACAAAGAAGAATATGAGTTCAGATCAGGAGAGGATGCACGTAAAAAATTTGATAAAGCAAGTTCAGGAAAAGTTACATATACCTGTAAAGGTTTATTTGTGTAACGCTTTAAGGAAGAATGAGGACCTGTGGTATAGGCCGGGCGAACTCGCGGAGAGGTTGGCCTAA
- a CDS encoding 50S ribosomal protein L28, apicoplast, putative produces MQIKCKNKIYSLARNAYIFFYIIIHLNSLLLLGVSTVIHKKDENRINFQKSFYVKPIIKKSDIFKNGVLNKKLHGTNFCLFTKKRHKEALALRKYRMTGPSTARRHHGLDGRKRINKVTMLPHKEIKLPVRRCMILGKMDNWNARKISKSGVKTHRKQRVNLLRKRIYFEEEDRFVKLRVSARGLKTIKKYGLGYCCKKFNLDLSKKKYDAGRSPRRKKKKTDELASAQNDALNHRAPQVHEDATEILKNLNLDMKNN; encoded by the exons atgcaaattaaatgtaaaaataaaatatacagCTTAGCACGAAatgcgtatatatttttttatataataattCATTTGAATTCTCTTCTCCTCTTGGGCGTTTCGACAGTT ATTCacaaaaaagatgaaaacaGAATAAACTTTCAAAAGTCTTTTTACG TCAAACCCATAATCAAGAAAAGTgacatatttaaaaatggcGTATTGAATAAAAAGTTACATGGAACAAACTTTTGCCTATTCacgaaaaaaagacataAGGAAGCGTTAGCC CTCCGAAAATATCGAATGACTGGACCCTCAACAGCCAGGAGGCACCATGGATTAGATGGCAGAAAGCGAATAAACAAAGTCACCATGTTGCCACATAAGGAAATAAAGCTTCCCGTAAGGAG ATGCATGATTTTGGGGAAAATGGATAACTGGAATGCGCGCAAAATCTCAAAGTCAGGTGTCAAAACGCACAGAAAACAGAGAGTAAATTTACTAAGGAAGCGAATTTactttgaagaagaagatcgTTTTGTAAAACTGAGAGTCAGTGCAAGAGGATTGAagacaataaaaaaatatggctTAGGTTACTGCTGTAAAAAATTCAACTTAGACTTAAGCAAGAAGAAATACGATGCTGGTCGTTCCCCCAgacgaaagaaaaagaaaactgaCGAATTAGCTTCCGCACAAAATGACGCTTTAAATCATAGAGCACCCCAGGTGCATGAAGATGCAActgaaattttgaaaaatctcAATTTAGACATGAAAAATAACTAA